A single genomic interval of Zingiber officinale cultivar Zhangliang chromosome 4A, Zo_v1.1, whole genome shotgun sequence harbors:
- the LOC121972890 gene encoding putative invertase inhibitor, whose product MRPTDLLVLAAVLLILSPAAHATVESTCKAVSDYDFCVKTLQSDPASATADLRGQAVIATNLSSDKAVEVFAKIQTLLKSSQGKEERMCLSICSKLYEVLIRDLNNAWSAIKESRKGDAMSALSGCFDAPSTCEDTFAELSFTLSMPSPLKADDKDQEQLCSLTLELAHLFFY is encoded by the coding sequence ATGAGGCCTACTGATCTGCTCGTGCTCGCTGCCGTCCTTCTCATCCTCTCGCCGGCGGCGCACGCTACGGTGGAGTCCACCTGTAAGGCCGTCTCCGATTATGACTTCTGCGTGAAGACGTTGCAATCGGATCCCGCCAGCGCCACCGCCGACCTTCGTGGCCAGGCCGTCATCGCCACCAACCTGTCCTCCGACAAGGCGGTGGAGGTCTTCGCTAAGATCCAGACGCTGCTGAAGAGCTCGCAGGGCAAGGAAGAGAGGATGTGCCTATCGATCTGCAGCAAGCTATACGAAGTCCTGATCCGTGACCTCAACAACGCGTGGAGCGCCATCAAAGAGAGCCGCAAGGGCGACGCCATGAGCGCCCTCAGCGGCTGCTTTGATGCGCCGAGCACCTGTGAGGATACGTTCGCAGAATTAAGTTTTACGTTGTCGATGCCGTCGCCGCTGAAGGCCGATGACAAGGATCAAGAGCAGCTCTGCAGCCTCACCTTGGAACTTGCTCATTTGTTTTTTTACTAA